One region of Brassica napus cultivar Da-Ae chromosome A10, Da-Ae, whole genome shotgun sequence genomic DNA includes:
- the LOC106409326 gene encoding uncharacterized protein LOC106409326: MVCRAEEALKQRENLKRCKQDHDRQKKKVQSITDCKKEKSCRFKRSTSNLDQDGASSAIFFLACIACSSFSNNL, from the coding sequence ATGGTGTGCAGAGCAGAAGAAGCTTTGAAGCAGAGAGAGAACCTAAAGAGGTGTAAACAAGATCATGATCGCCAAAAGAAGAAGGTGCAATCAATCACAGATTGCAAGAAAGAGAAAAGTTGTAGATTCAAGCGAAGCACTTCTAATCTCGACCAGGACGGCGCTTCCTCAGCCATATTTTTCCTCGCTTGCATTGCCTGCTCATCCTTCTCCAATAATCTTTAA